The following are encoded in a window of Clostridium thermarum genomic DNA:
- a CDS encoding DUF881 domain-containing protein — MKKILSKLAYAFVFSLLGFLLINRFIYYYEHKAVALTTNDHNQLDIVSEIELLKKEKALIEKENSEILDDIKAYEDSISTRNSYAAKVKEELETNRKILGLTDVSGPGITVYLLPKAEVFSQIDLLDSTDLYFLVNELYSASAQAISINDSRLTIQSVIADSTNQQISINDILIRPNELITIKAIGNPDLMEDDLINYDTLKFRNLKNYKVTIKKSDNLTIGRYNGKLNADGLNIVESAN; from the coding sequence ATGAAAAAAATACTATCTAAGCTTGCATATGCCTTTGTATTTTCTCTACTGGGCTTCCTTTTAATCAATAGGTTTATATATTATTATGAACATAAGGCTGTGGCCCTTACAACTAACGATCATAATCAGTTGGATATTGTCTCTGAGATCGAACTACTTAAAAAAGAAAAGGCCTTGATTGAAAAAGAAAACAGTGAAATTTTAGACGACATCAAAGCCTATGAGGATAGTATATCCACTCGAAACAGCTATGCCGCTAAGGTTAAAGAAGAACTTGAGACCAACAGAAAAATATTGGGACTAACAGATGTCAGCGGGCCCGGAATTACTGTATATCTGCTTCCAAAGGCTGAGGTCTTCAGTCAAATAGACCTTCTGGATTCAACTGATCTTTATTTTCTGGTAAATGAATTATACAGCGCTTCTGCCCAAGCTATATCTATAAATGATTCTCGCTTGACAATTCAGTCCGTTATTGCTGATTCCACCAACCAACAAATAAGTATAAACGATATCCTGATCAGACCTAACGAGTTGATTACCATAAAAGCTATTGGTAATCCTGATCTGATGGAAGATGACTTGATTAACTATGATACCTTAAAGTTCAGAAACCTAAAGAACTATAAAGTAACAATAAAAAAGTCTGACAACCTTACCATCGGACGGTATAACGGAAAGCTGAATGCCGATGGCCTGAATATTGTGGAGTCAGCAAATTAA
- a CDS encoding thymidine kinase has protein sequence MFIEEVGLKVITGPMFSEKSGELIHSLNIAEAYEGKKVIVFKPDSETRDGKCRVISRTGLVRPAVELPEMITDEVIERTIKLCEDYDVIGFDETQFFKGKIVELMQALIFTKRVIVSGLNMDYEGIPFGKMGDIIALADEIEHRYPVCACCKKRRANFSQRLSNGKPVTVKGQTIQQGDKESYEPRCRVCFVPPTE, from the coding sequence ATGTTTATCGAAGAAGTAGGATTAAAGGTCATAACAGGACCAATGTTTAGCGAAAAGAGCGGAGAACTTATACATTCTCTAAATATTGCAGAGGCCTATGAGGGGAAGAAGGTCATAGTATTTAAACCTGACAGCGAAACAAGAGATGGTAAATGCAGGGTAATTTCCAGAACTGGGCTTGTTAGGCCGGCAGTGGAATTACCTGAAATGATTACCGATGAAGTTATTGAAAGAACAATAAAACTGTGTGAGGATTATGATGTGATTGGCTTTGATGAAACTCAGTTCTTTAAAGGTAAAATTGTTGAACTTATGCAAGCTTTGATATTTACAAAGAGAGTAATAGTTTCAGGATTAAATATGGATTACGAGGGTATTCCCTTTGGTAAAATGGGTGACATTATAGCTCTTGCAGATGAAATAGAGCACCGTTATCCTGTTTGTGCATGCTGTAAAAAAAGGAGGGCCAACTTCAGCCAAAGGCTTAGCAACGGCAAGCCGGTAACTGTTAAAGGCCAAACCATACAGCAGGGAGACAAAGAAAGTTACGAGCCAAGATGCAGAGTATGCTTTGTACCACCTACAGAATAA
- a CDS encoding 4Fe-4S dicluster domain-containing protein yields the protein MLEMLKVVLTNFTSKAPTRLYPVAVREPFERTRGQIVFDDTNCVYCTLCAKKCPADAIEVDRTTKRWSLNAYRCVICGECVNSCAKKCITMKNERRKPTQEKLFLSYTKEEQEELCVNK from the coding sequence ATGTTAGAGATGCTTAAAGTTGTTTTGACTAACTTCACCTCAAAGGCACCTACAAGGTTGTATCCGGTAGCTGTAAGAGAACCCTTTGAGCGCACTAGAGGTCAAATAGTATTTGATGATACTAACTGTGTATACTGCACTTTATGTGCTAAGAAATGTCCTGCTGATGCCATAGAAGTTGATAGAACTACAAAGAGATGGAGTCTTAATGCTTACCGCTGTGTTATTTGTGGGGAATGCGTTAACTCATGTGCTAAAAAGTGTATTACTATGAAAAACGAGAGACGTAAACCCACCCAGGAAAAACTGTTCTTATCCTATACTAAGGAAGAACAGGAAGAGCTTTGTGTAAATAAATAA
- a CDS encoding DUF881 domain-containing protein, with amino-acid sequence MKTNEIKIFIFIASIIVGLLISLNLSFNSKSTAIIVNAQQYQKLVSTRYELQKELMNLKQQRNDNRKKVAVYQNNTSSVVAKEMEKELEYTRLLLGTSEATGEGIKISIKDHSYDYGNSIEGGQWTDANIIHAEDLMEIIKTLRNFGAKAISLNGFRLTANSSLICSGQFIAMDKIKLPAPYYIEAIGNKDSLYKLMQENGFIQVLRKQRHINVFVDAADKILMPAYVGDINSSYLADVSTQ; translated from the coding sequence ATGAAAACCAATGAAATAAAGATATTTATTTTTATTGCATCAATTATAGTTGGTTTACTGATATCTTTGAACCTGAGTTTTAACAGCAAAAGTACAGCGATTATAGTTAATGCTCAACAGTACCAAAAGCTTGTTAGTACCAGATATGAACTTCAAAAGGAATTGATGAACCTAAAGCAGCAGCGGAATGATAATAGAAAAAAGGTTGCGGTATATCAGAATAATACCTCCTCTGTAGTGGCAAAGGAAATGGAAAAAGAATTGGAGTATACCCGTCTGCTTCTTGGAACCTCTGAAGCCACCGGTGAAGGTATAAAGATATCCATAAAAGACCACAGCTATGATTATGGTAATAGTATAGAGGGGGGGCAGTGGACTGATGCCAATATAATCCATGCTGAAGACCTGATGGAGATAATTAAGACTCTTCGCAACTTTGGTGCAAAAGCAATATCCTTAAATGGCTTCAGATTAACTGCTAACTCATCACTTATCTGCTCCGGACAGTTTATAGCTATGGATAAGATCAAACTCCCGGCCCCTTATTACATTGAGGCCATAGGAAATAAAGACTCCCTTTATAAATTGATGCAGGAAAATGGTTTTATTCAAGTGCTTAGAAAGCAAAGACATATAAATGTATTTGTAGATGCTGCAGATAAGATTCTTATGCCGGCCTATGTGGGAGACATCAACAGTTCTTATCTTGCAGATGTCTCTACCCAATAA
- a CDS encoding nickel-dependent hydrogenase large subunit translates to MSKTIIPFGPQHPVLPEPLQLKLSLEENVVKEAIPSIGYVHRGLEKIAELKDFNQSVYIVERVCGICSFMHSMAYVRGIEDIMNVTIPERAEYIRVIFAELSRVQSHLLWLGLLADAFGFESLFLEAWKYREQVMDILEMTTGNRVIISANKVGGVTKDLTEDHLKFIIETIDRLDKNLKRIEDVFLNSYTVKQRLAGVGILSKEDAAAYGAVGPMAKASGIALDIRTTGYSAYKYLNFEPITDNAGDSYARCVVRLREVYQSFDLIRQAISKLPSGEISVAVKGMPKGETISRLEQPRGEAIYYMKANGTKNLDRLKIRTPTFANIPALTRILPGCSLPDVPVLILTIDPCISCTER, encoded by the coding sequence ATGTCAAAGACGATTATACCCTTTGGACCGCAGCATCCGGTATTGCCGGAACCACTGCAGCTAAAGCTTTCACTAGAGGAGAATGTGGTTAAGGAGGCTATACCTTCAATAGGCTATGTCCATAGGGGTTTGGAAAAAATAGCAGAGCTTAAGGATTTTAACCAATCCGTTTATATAGTTGAAAGAGTTTGCGGAATATGCAGCTTTATGCATTCTATGGCCTATGTTAGAGGTATAGAAGACATAATGAATGTAACTATTCCGGAAAGGGCAGAATATATAAGAGTTATATTTGCAGAGCTATCAAGAGTTCAGAGTCATCTGCTTTGGCTTGGACTACTTGCAGATGCTTTCGGCTTTGAGAGTTTATTCTTAGAAGCCTGGAAGTACAGAGAGCAAGTTATGGATATCCTGGAAATGACCACAGGAAACAGAGTAATAATCTCTGCCAACAAGGTGGGTGGAGTGACAAAAGATTTAACTGAAGATCATTTGAAATTCATCATAGAAACAATAGACAGACTTGATAAAAACTTAAAAAGAATAGAAGATGTATTCTTAAATTCCTATACAGTAAAGCAGAGACTAGCAGGGGTAGGAATTCTGTCTAAGGAAGACGCAGCAGCTTACGGTGCTGTGGGACCAATGGCAAAGGCTTCAGGTATAGCCCTTGATATTAGAACTACCGGTTACAGCGCCTATAAGTATTTAAATTTCGAACCCATTACAGATAATGCTGGTGATAGCTATGCCAGATGCGTTGTAAGATTAAGGGAAGTTTATCAATCCTTTGATCTGATCAGACAAGCTATATCTAAGCTGCCATCCGGTGAAATATCTGTTGCAGTTAAAGGTATGCCAAAGGGGGAGACAATCTCCAGACTCGAACAACCCCGTGGTGAAGCCATATATTATATGAAGGCAAATGGAACCAAAAACTTGGATAGATTAAAGATAAGGACTCCCACCTTTGCAAATATACCGGCATTAACAAGAATACTTCCGGGCTGCAGTTTGCCGGATGTACCTGTATTAATACTGACCATAGATCCTTGTATAAGCTGTACAGAGAGATAG
- a CDS encoding YIP1 family protein — protein sequence MKNNVNKDVPPQETKRAVLEKIKLLFINPAEFFRSYDDKSWVRTLTLVGIITMVLTFIEHFFINQPLEIEQEYANAGIVATPTLSGAIIVTLVLILTAFTIIFINTIQYYILIRILGSNIKFAMITAVYSTAFAVTMVGDSIVSFIKMIPVNWPEFNLDPYLSAVLDQLNLFNLFSLVLMFFGIKVFSKLSNKRIILVVVLMVISKVLYNFGLISLSQAIG from the coding sequence ATGAAAAACAACGTTAATAAAGACGTGCCGCCTCAGGAAACTAAGAGAGCAGTATTGGAAAAAATAAAACTGCTATTTATCAATCCGGCCGAATTCTTCAGGTCTTATGATGATAAGTCTTGGGTACGGACTTTGACCCTTGTAGGGATAATAACAATGGTTTTAACCTTTATAGAACATTTTTTTATCAACCAGCCTCTTGAAATTGAACAGGAATATGCCAATGCAGGTATTGTGGCTACACCTACACTAAGTGGGGCTATAATAGTAACATTGGTTTTGATTTTAACTGCATTTACAATAATCTTTATAAATACTATACAATATTATATTCTGATTAGGATATTAGGCAGCAATATCAAGTTTGCAATGATTACCGCCGTTTATTCTACTGCTTTTGCCGTTACAATGGTAGGGGATAGTATTGTTAGTTTCATTAAGATGATACCTGTTAACTGGCCAGAATTTAATTTAGATCCTTATTTATCAGCAGTACTAGATCAGCTGAACTTATTCAACCTGTTCAGTTTAGTGCTTATGTTCTTTGGAATTAAGGTTTTTTCAAAATTGAGCAATAAGAGAATAATATTAGTTGTGGTACTAATGGTCATCAGCAAAGTTCTCTATAACTTTGGGTTAATATCTCTATCACAGGCCATAGGATAG